The Pristiophorus japonicus isolate sPriJap1 chromosome 3, sPriJap1.hap1, whole genome shotgun sequence genome has a segment encoding these proteins:
- the tbccd1 gene encoding TBCC domain-containing protein 1 isoform X3: protein MLLRKEMEQPNVRLWVKYETFIVGVLQIPPPSKFSMHYLRKMATYVRTKGGDGGYPRLSWPMWRHIACGKLQLAENLAWLYFETFDCLLERTAEERLEWAEAVSHCRSEEEIDKLKNKLSVDTLQFLLFLYAQQLNKVSLRTSLIGEEWPSPRSRSPDLDGKSNSQSKNMDDHNHLVFVLNHLSELLELLLDPEQLTVSAHTTHDSMISVEAVKALNFLIEGSIGRNEVIYPVHELALWQPILATTGYSKLSKMFCFHKLEAWLRSVLGSNPFGTAVCFQKGKKLAWAQQVEGTTKRAKIACNTYTAPKGHKVVVMTQVYKQTLAKSSDQLVGAHIKIHRCNDCYIYLLSPLRSVSIEKCRNTTFVLGPVQTTIHVHSCDDVKVIAICRRLSASSSSSCTFHCLTPTHPLIMSGNMSLTFAPYHTYYPMLEDHMARTGIATIPNYWNKPMCIGVDNNEMPVYQLLSPKEFYLFVIPFEIAGDTMEIPGGLPPPYEKAIRHREQKIQNWQKTVKEAGLSKEQRKLFQNLVEQEFCEWLDQTGHRQQLDSLIPAPPSPKQTTS from the exons AAATGGAGCAGCCAAATGTCCGTCTTTGGGTGAAATATGAAACCTTCATTGTTGGGGTTTTGCAGATCCCACCTCCTTCAAAATTCAGCATGCATTATCTTCGTAAGATGGCAACATATGTTCGTACAAAGGGAGGAGATGGTGGCTACCCCAGACTTTCTTGGCCCATGTGGAGGCACATTGCCTGTGGGAAGTTGCAACTGGCTGAAAATCTGGCATGGCTGTATTTTGAAACGTTTGATTGTCTTCTTGAGAGAACTGCAGAGGAGAGGCTGGAGTGGGCTGAGGCAGTATCTCATTGCAGGTCGGAAGAGGAAATTGACAAACTGAAAAACAAG CTGTCAGTGGATACACTGCAGTTCCTGCTGTTTCTGTATGCTCAACAGCTGAACAAAGTTTCCCTACGGACATCCTTGATTGGAGAGGAATGGCCAAGTCCCAGGTCACGATCACCTGATCTGGATGGAAAATCGAATTCTCAGAGCAAG AATATGGATGACCATAACCATCTGGTATTTGTTCTGAACCACTTGTCAGAGTTGTTGGAGCTTCTACTAGACCCTGAGCAACTCACCGTTTCAGCCCACACAACCCATGACAGTATGATATCTGTAGAAGCAGTTAAAGCATTAAACTTTCTCATTGAAGGAAGTATTGGTCGGAATGAAGTAATTTATCCTGTGCATGAACTTGCTCTCTGGCAACCAATTCTGGCCACAACTGGCTACTCCAAGCTCTCCAAGATGTTCTGTTTCCATAAACTAGAGGCCTGGCTGAGAAGTGTGCTGGGATCAAATCCATTTGGTACTGCAGTCTGCTTCCAAAAAGGGAAGAAACTAGCATGGGCACAGCAAG TTGAAGGTACTACAAAGCGGGCAAAGATTGCATGCAATACTTACACAGCACCTAAAGGCCACAAGGTGGTGGTAATGACACAAGTGTACAAGCAAACTCTGGCTAAGAGCTCAGATCAACTGGTTGGAGCTCATATTAAAATTCATCGTTGCAATGACTGCTATATATATCTCTTATCTCCTTTAAG GTCTGTCAGTATTGAGAAGTGCAGAAATACCACCTTTGTTCTTGGTCCTGTCCAAACAACCATCCACGTCCATAGCTGTGATGACGTGAAAGTAATAGCCATCTGCCGCAGACTTTCAGCCTCATCATCGTCTTCGTGTACTTTCCACTGTCTCACACCTACGCACCCTCTCATCATGTCTGGGAACATGAGCTTAACATTTGCCCCATACCATACTTATTATCCAATGCTGGAGGATCACATGGCTAGGACAGGGATAGCCACAATTCCCAATTATTGGAATAAACCGATGTGTATTGGTGTGGACAACAATGAAATGCCTGTCTATCAGCTGCTGTCCCCCAAGGAATTTTATCTATTTGTGATTCCATTTGAAATAGCGGGAGACACCATGGAGATCCCTGGAGGACTACCGCCACCATATGAAAAGGCTATAAGACATAGAGAGCAGAAAATCCAGAACTGGCAGAAGACTGTTAAGGAAGCAGGACTTAGCAA AGAGCAACGCAAACTGTTTCAGAACCTGGTGGAGCAGGAGTTCTGTGAATGGCTAGATCAAACTGGGCATCGTCAGCAGCTGGACAGTCTTATCCCTGCTCCTCCTTCTCCAAAACAGACTACATCTTGA
- the tbccd1 gene encoding TBCC domain-containing protein 1 isoform X1, translated as MLEISAGPAASVERNRVNVSEMEQPNVRLWVKYETFIVGVLQIPPPSKFSMHYLRKMATYVRTKGGDGGYPRLSWPMWRHIACGKLQLAENLAWLYFETFDCLLERTAEERLEWAEAVSHCRSEEEIDKLKNKLSVDTLQFLLFLYAQQLNKVSLRTSLIGEEWPSPRSRSPDLDGKSNSQSKNMDDHNHLVFVLNHLSELLELLLDPEQLTVSAHTTHDSMISVEAVKALNFLIEGSIGRNEVIYPVHELALWQPILATTGYSKLSKMFCFHKLEAWLRSVLGSNPFGTAVCFQKGKKLAWAQQVEGTTKRAKIACNTYTAPKGHKVVVMTQVYKQTLAKSSDQLVGAHIKIHRCNDCYIYLLSPLRSVSIEKCRNTTFVLGPVQTTIHVHSCDDVKVIAICRRLSASSSSSCTFHCLTPTHPLIMSGNMSLTFAPYHTYYPMLEDHMARTGIATIPNYWNKPMCIGVDNNEMPVYQLLSPKEFYLFVIPFEIAGDTMEIPGGLPPPYEKAIRHREQKIQNWQKTVKEAGLSKEQRKLFQNLVEQEFCEWLDQTGHRQQLDSLIPAPPSPKQTTS; from the exons AAATGGAGCAGCCAAATGTCCGTCTTTGGGTGAAATATGAAACCTTCATTGTTGGGGTTTTGCAGATCCCACCTCCTTCAAAATTCAGCATGCATTATCTTCGTAAGATGGCAACATATGTTCGTACAAAGGGAGGAGATGGTGGCTACCCCAGACTTTCTTGGCCCATGTGGAGGCACATTGCCTGTGGGAAGTTGCAACTGGCTGAAAATCTGGCATGGCTGTATTTTGAAACGTTTGATTGTCTTCTTGAGAGAACTGCAGAGGAGAGGCTGGAGTGGGCTGAGGCAGTATCTCATTGCAGGTCGGAAGAGGAAATTGACAAACTGAAAAACAAG CTGTCAGTGGATACACTGCAGTTCCTGCTGTTTCTGTATGCTCAACAGCTGAACAAAGTTTCCCTACGGACATCCTTGATTGGAGAGGAATGGCCAAGTCCCAGGTCACGATCACCTGATCTGGATGGAAAATCGAATTCTCAGAGCAAG AATATGGATGACCATAACCATCTGGTATTTGTTCTGAACCACTTGTCAGAGTTGTTGGAGCTTCTACTAGACCCTGAGCAACTCACCGTTTCAGCCCACACAACCCATGACAGTATGATATCTGTAGAAGCAGTTAAAGCATTAAACTTTCTCATTGAAGGAAGTATTGGTCGGAATGAAGTAATTTATCCTGTGCATGAACTTGCTCTCTGGCAACCAATTCTGGCCACAACTGGCTACTCCAAGCTCTCCAAGATGTTCTGTTTCCATAAACTAGAGGCCTGGCTGAGAAGTGTGCTGGGATCAAATCCATTTGGTACTGCAGTCTGCTTCCAAAAAGGGAAGAAACTAGCATGGGCACAGCAAG TTGAAGGTACTACAAAGCGGGCAAAGATTGCATGCAATACTTACACAGCACCTAAAGGCCACAAGGTGGTGGTAATGACACAAGTGTACAAGCAAACTCTGGCTAAGAGCTCAGATCAACTGGTTGGAGCTCATATTAAAATTCATCGTTGCAATGACTGCTATATATATCTCTTATCTCCTTTAAG GTCTGTCAGTATTGAGAAGTGCAGAAATACCACCTTTGTTCTTGGTCCTGTCCAAACAACCATCCACGTCCATAGCTGTGATGACGTGAAAGTAATAGCCATCTGCCGCAGACTTTCAGCCTCATCATCGTCTTCGTGTACTTTCCACTGTCTCACACCTACGCACCCTCTCATCATGTCTGGGAACATGAGCTTAACATTTGCCCCATACCATACTTATTATCCAATGCTGGAGGATCACATGGCTAGGACAGGGATAGCCACAATTCCCAATTATTGGAATAAACCGATGTGTATTGGTGTGGACAACAATGAAATGCCTGTCTATCAGCTGCTGTCCCCCAAGGAATTTTATCTATTTGTGATTCCATTTGAAATAGCGGGAGACACCATGGAGATCCCTGGAGGACTACCGCCACCATATGAAAAGGCTATAAGACATAGAGAGCAGAAAATCCAGAACTGGCAGAAGACTGTTAAGGAAGCAGGACTTAGCAA AGAGCAACGCAAACTGTTTCAGAACCTGGTGGAGCAGGAGTTCTGTGAATGGCTAGATCAAACTGGGCATCGTCAGCAGCTGGACAGTCTTATCCCTGCTCCTCCTTCTCCAAAACAGACTACATCTTGA
- the tbccd1 gene encoding TBCC domain-containing protein 1 isoform X2: MLEISAGPAASVERNRVNVSEMEQPNVRLWVKYETFIVGVLQIPPPSKFSMHYLRKMATYVRTKGGDGGYPRLSWPMWRHIACGKLQLAENLAWLYFETFDCLLERTAEERLEWAEAVSHCRSEEEIDKLKNKLSVDTLQFLLFLYAQQLNKVSLRTSLIGEEWPSPRSRSPDLDGKSNSQSKNMDDHNHLVFVLNHLSELLELLLDPEQLTVSAHTTHDSMISVEAVKALNFLIEGSIGRNEVIYPVHELALWQPILATTGYSKLSKMFCFHKLEAWLRSVLGSNPFGTAVCFQKGKKLAWAQQGTTKRAKIACNTYTAPKGHKVVVMTQVYKQTLAKSSDQLVGAHIKIHRCNDCYIYLLSPLRSVSIEKCRNTTFVLGPVQTTIHVHSCDDVKVIAICRRLSASSSSSCTFHCLTPTHPLIMSGNMSLTFAPYHTYYPMLEDHMARTGIATIPNYWNKPMCIGVDNNEMPVYQLLSPKEFYLFVIPFEIAGDTMEIPGGLPPPYEKAIRHREQKIQNWQKTVKEAGLSKEQRKLFQNLVEQEFCEWLDQTGHRQQLDSLIPAPPSPKQTTS, translated from the exons AAATGGAGCAGCCAAATGTCCGTCTTTGGGTGAAATATGAAACCTTCATTGTTGGGGTTTTGCAGATCCCACCTCCTTCAAAATTCAGCATGCATTATCTTCGTAAGATGGCAACATATGTTCGTACAAAGGGAGGAGATGGTGGCTACCCCAGACTTTCTTGGCCCATGTGGAGGCACATTGCCTGTGGGAAGTTGCAACTGGCTGAAAATCTGGCATGGCTGTATTTTGAAACGTTTGATTGTCTTCTTGAGAGAACTGCAGAGGAGAGGCTGGAGTGGGCTGAGGCAGTATCTCATTGCAGGTCGGAAGAGGAAATTGACAAACTGAAAAACAAG CTGTCAGTGGATACACTGCAGTTCCTGCTGTTTCTGTATGCTCAACAGCTGAACAAAGTTTCCCTACGGACATCCTTGATTGGAGAGGAATGGCCAAGTCCCAGGTCACGATCACCTGATCTGGATGGAAAATCGAATTCTCAGAGCAAG AATATGGATGACCATAACCATCTGGTATTTGTTCTGAACCACTTGTCAGAGTTGTTGGAGCTTCTACTAGACCCTGAGCAACTCACCGTTTCAGCCCACACAACCCATGACAGTATGATATCTGTAGAAGCAGTTAAAGCATTAAACTTTCTCATTGAAGGAAGTATTGGTCGGAATGAAGTAATTTATCCTGTGCATGAACTTGCTCTCTGGCAACCAATTCTGGCCACAACTGGCTACTCCAAGCTCTCCAAGATGTTCTGTTTCCATAAACTAGAGGCCTGGCTGAGAAGTGTGCTGGGATCAAATCCATTTGGTACTGCAGTCTGCTTCCAAAAAGGGAAGAAACTAGCATGGGCACAGCAAG GTACTACAAAGCGGGCAAAGATTGCATGCAATACTTACACAGCACCTAAAGGCCACAAGGTGGTGGTAATGACACAAGTGTACAAGCAAACTCTGGCTAAGAGCTCAGATCAACTGGTTGGAGCTCATATTAAAATTCATCGTTGCAATGACTGCTATATATATCTCTTATCTCCTTTAAG GTCTGTCAGTATTGAGAAGTGCAGAAATACCACCTTTGTTCTTGGTCCTGTCCAAACAACCATCCACGTCCATAGCTGTGATGACGTGAAAGTAATAGCCATCTGCCGCAGACTTTCAGCCTCATCATCGTCTTCGTGTACTTTCCACTGTCTCACACCTACGCACCCTCTCATCATGTCTGGGAACATGAGCTTAACATTTGCCCCATACCATACTTATTATCCAATGCTGGAGGATCACATGGCTAGGACAGGGATAGCCACAATTCCCAATTATTGGAATAAACCGATGTGTATTGGTGTGGACAACAATGAAATGCCTGTCTATCAGCTGCTGTCCCCCAAGGAATTTTATCTATTTGTGATTCCATTTGAAATAGCGGGAGACACCATGGAGATCCCTGGAGGACTACCGCCACCATATGAAAAGGCTATAAGACATAGAGAGCAGAAAATCCAGAACTGGCAGAAGACTGTTAAGGAAGCAGGACTTAGCAA AGAGCAACGCAAACTGTTTCAGAACCTGGTGGAGCAGGAGTTCTGTGAATGGCTAGATCAAACTGGGCATCGTCAGCAGCTGGACAGTCTTATCCCTGCTCCTCCTTCTCCAAAACAGACTACATCTTGA
- the tbccd1 gene encoding TBCC domain-containing protein 1 isoform X4 — translation MEQPNVRLWVKYETFIVGVLQIPPPSKFSMHYLRKMATYVRTKGGDGGYPRLSWPMWRHIACGKLQLAENLAWLYFETFDCLLERTAEERLEWAEAVSHCRSEEEIDKLKNKLSVDTLQFLLFLYAQQLNKVSLRTSLIGEEWPSPRSRSPDLDGKSNSQSKNMDDHNHLVFVLNHLSELLELLLDPEQLTVSAHTTHDSMISVEAVKALNFLIEGSIGRNEVIYPVHELALWQPILATTGYSKLSKMFCFHKLEAWLRSVLGSNPFGTAVCFQKGKKLAWAQQVEGTTKRAKIACNTYTAPKGHKVVVMTQVYKQTLAKSSDQLVGAHIKIHRCNDCYIYLLSPLRSVSIEKCRNTTFVLGPVQTTIHVHSCDDVKVIAICRRLSASSSSSCTFHCLTPTHPLIMSGNMSLTFAPYHTYYPMLEDHMARTGIATIPNYWNKPMCIGVDNNEMPVYQLLSPKEFYLFVIPFEIAGDTMEIPGGLPPPYEKAIRHREQKIQNWQKTVKEAGLSKEQRKLFQNLVEQEFCEWLDQTGHRQQLDSLIPAPPSPKQTTS, via the exons ATGGAGCAGCCAAATGTCCGTCTTTGGGTGAAATATGAAACCTTCATTGTTGGGGTTTTGCAGATCCCACCTCCTTCAAAATTCAGCATGCATTATCTTCGTAAGATGGCAACATATGTTCGTACAAAGGGAGGAGATGGTGGCTACCCCAGACTTTCTTGGCCCATGTGGAGGCACATTGCCTGTGGGAAGTTGCAACTGGCTGAAAATCTGGCATGGCTGTATTTTGAAACGTTTGATTGTCTTCTTGAGAGAACTGCAGAGGAGAGGCTGGAGTGGGCTGAGGCAGTATCTCATTGCAGGTCGGAAGAGGAAATTGACAAACTGAAAAACAAG CTGTCAGTGGATACACTGCAGTTCCTGCTGTTTCTGTATGCTCAACAGCTGAACAAAGTTTCCCTACGGACATCCTTGATTGGAGAGGAATGGCCAAGTCCCAGGTCACGATCACCTGATCTGGATGGAAAATCGAATTCTCAGAGCAAG AATATGGATGACCATAACCATCTGGTATTTGTTCTGAACCACTTGTCAGAGTTGTTGGAGCTTCTACTAGACCCTGAGCAACTCACCGTTTCAGCCCACACAACCCATGACAGTATGATATCTGTAGAAGCAGTTAAAGCATTAAACTTTCTCATTGAAGGAAGTATTGGTCGGAATGAAGTAATTTATCCTGTGCATGAACTTGCTCTCTGGCAACCAATTCTGGCCACAACTGGCTACTCCAAGCTCTCCAAGATGTTCTGTTTCCATAAACTAGAGGCCTGGCTGAGAAGTGTGCTGGGATCAAATCCATTTGGTACTGCAGTCTGCTTCCAAAAAGGGAAGAAACTAGCATGGGCACAGCAAG TTGAAGGTACTACAAAGCGGGCAAAGATTGCATGCAATACTTACACAGCACCTAAAGGCCACAAGGTGGTGGTAATGACACAAGTGTACAAGCAAACTCTGGCTAAGAGCTCAGATCAACTGGTTGGAGCTCATATTAAAATTCATCGTTGCAATGACTGCTATATATATCTCTTATCTCCTTTAAG GTCTGTCAGTATTGAGAAGTGCAGAAATACCACCTTTGTTCTTGGTCCTGTCCAAACAACCATCCACGTCCATAGCTGTGATGACGTGAAAGTAATAGCCATCTGCCGCAGACTTTCAGCCTCATCATCGTCTTCGTGTACTTTCCACTGTCTCACACCTACGCACCCTCTCATCATGTCTGGGAACATGAGCTTAACATTTGCCCCATACCATACTTATTATCCAATGCTGGAGGATCACATGGCTAGGACAGGGATAGCCACAATTCCCAATTATTGGAATAAACCGATGTGTATTGGTGTGGACAACAATGAAATGCCTGTCTATCAGCTGCTGTCCCCCAAGGAATTTTATCTATTTGTGATTCCATTTGAAATAGCGGGAGACACCATGGAGATCCCTGGAGGACTACCGCCACCATATGAAAAGGCTATAAGACATAGAGAGCAGAAAATCCAGAACTGGCAGAAGACTGTTAAGGAAGCAGGACTTAGCAA AGAGCAACGCAAACTGTTTCAGAACCTGGTGGAGCAGGAGTTCTGTGAATGGCTAGATCAAACTGGGCATCGTCAGCAGCTGGACAGTCTTATCCCTGCTCCTCCTTCTCCAAAACAGACTACATCTTGA